The Streptomyces sp. SS1-1 genome has a segment encoding these proteins:
- a CDS encoding THUMP-like domain-containing protein, which produces MGPDPGRHPRPERADSAAVERTILRLADNDPVNDHLDAFTALLAPEGRALLDAVRDTDPADELAVATRLRREHPAGLVSAALGQARLRQRAAAKFGAGDAGRMYFTPNGVEQSTRASVAAYRAARMRELGIGSVADLCCGIGGDAIALARAGIRVLAVDRDPVTVAAARANMAALGLADLVEVREADVTEVATGGFDAVFVDPARRGGRGRVFDPEAYSPPLSWAVEAARTAPHAALKVAPGIPHEAVPGDAEAEWISDGGDVKEAVLWFGTAPGAVRATLLPGPRPLLGRGLPDPAVRPVGRYLYEPDGAVIRAHLVAEVAESLDGGLVDATIAYITADELRPTPFAAAYEITDRLPFNVKRLKALLRERGVGTLTVKKRGSAVEPEELRRKVKPQGPNAATVFLTRVAGAPTMLVGHPA; this is translated from the coding sequence ATGGGGCCGGATCCTGGCAGGCACCCCCGCCCGGAACGGGCCGACAGCGCCGCCGTGGAGCGGACCATCCTCCGACTGGCCGACAATGACCCGGTGAACGACCACCTCGACGCCTTCACCGCCCTGCTCGCCCCCGAGGGCCGCGCCCTCCTCGACGCCGTGCGCGACACCGACCCCGCCGACGAACTCGCCGTCGCCACCCGGCTGCGCCGCGAGCACCCGGCCGGACTGGTGTCCGCGGCCCTCGGGCAGGCCCGGCTGCGGCAGCGGGCGGCGGCGAAGTTCGGCGCCGGGGACGCGGGGCGCATGTACTTCACGCCGAACGGGGTCGAGCAGTCGACGCGGGCGAGCGTGGCGGCGTACCGGGCGGCCCGGATGCGGGAGCTGGGCATCGGCTCGGTGGCCGACCTGTGCTGCGGCATCGGCGGCGACGCGATCGCGCTCGCGCGGGCCGGCATCCGGGTGCTGGCCGTCGACCGGGACCCGGTGACGGTCGCGGCGGCCCGGGCCAACATGGCGGCGCTCGGGCTGGCTGACCTGGTCGAGGTGCGCGAGGCGGACGTCACCGAGGTCGCGACCGGCGGATTCGACGCCGTGTTCGTCGACCCGGCCCGGCGCGGCGGCCGCGGCCGCGTCTTCGACCCGGAGGCGTACTCGCCGCCCCTGTCCTGGGCCGTCGAGGCGGCCCGCACCGCGCCCCACGCCGCCCTGAAGGTCGCGCCCGGCATCCCGCACGAGGCGGTCCCCGGCGACGCGGAGGCCGAGTGGATCTCGGACGGCGGGGACGTCAAGGAGGCGGTGCTCTGGTTCGGGACGGCCCCCGGGGCGGTCCGCGCCACCCTGCTGCCGGGCCCGCGCCCGCTGCTCGGCCGCGGCCTGCCCGACCCGGCGGTGCGTCCCGTCGGACGCTATCTGTACGAGCCGGACGGCGCCGTCATCCGGGCCCATCTGGTCGCCGAGGTCGCCGAGTCGCTGGACGGCGGGCTCGTCGACGCGACCATCGCGTACATCACCGCGGACGAGCTGCGCCCCACGCCGTTCGCCGCCGCGTACGAGATCACCGACCGGTTGCCGTTCAACGTGAAGCGGCTGAAGGCGCTGCTGCGGGAGCGCGGGGTGGGCACGCTGACCGTGAAGAAGCGCGGCTCGGCGGTCGAACCGGAGGAACTGCGCCGCAAGGTCAAACCGCAAGGGCCGAACGCGGCCACCGTGTTCCTGACCCGGGTGGCGGGGGCCCCGACGATGCTGGTGGGACACCCCGCCTAG
- a CDS encoding polysaccharide deacetylase family protein: MRLVGQNDKKGPLGIAGIAGSTGIAGIVSWGRPVVRAVRRARLRGAVAGLAVAAVASGCAQGAVSGPAGGSSPAAGPVPSRSAAPASPPDGTRTPGGTRAPDGRKPPSAQEAHAARVAAARRWRLARVPLVPPPPPEVKPRITTRKGFEVDGPDEPGLPPVFTTVPTNQKVVFLTIDDGAEKDPAFLRMMSDLKVPYSAFLSDYVIKDDYGYFRQLQRAGAGLNNHTLHHRYLPGLSYRGQQYEICGMQDVMEERFGERPVLFRPPFGNYNRDTLRAARSCGVRYVALWNEEVFVDRWDYREEDRRIRPGDIVLSHFRGRDEWKGTMPDMIRRFLDKVTAEGFAVARLEDYL, from the coding sequence ATGCGACTTGTAGGACAAAATGACAAAAAGGGGCCTCTGGGGATCGCCGGGATCGCGGGGAGCACCGGGATCGCCGGGATCGTGTCCTGGGGCCGTCCCGTCGTCCGTGCGGTCCGGCGTGCGCGGCTGCGGGGAGCCGTCGCCGGGCTCGCGGTCGCCGCCGTCGCCTCGGGCTGCGCGCAGGGTGCCGTATCCGGTCCGGCGGGCGGCTCCTCCCCGGCCGCCGGTCCCGTGCCGAGCCGCTCGGCCGCGCCGGCGTCACCTCCGGACGGCACGCGGACCCCGGGCGGCACCCGTGCCCCGGACGGCAGGAAGCCCCCGTCCGCCCAGGAGGCCCACGCGGCCCGGGTCGCCGCGGCCCGGCGCTGGCGGCTCGCCCGCGTCCCCCTGGTGCCCCCGCCGCCGCCCGAGGTCAAGCCCCGGATCACCACCCGCAAGGGCTTCGAGGTCGACGGGCCCGACGAACCGGGCCTCCCCCCGGTCTTCACGACCGTCCCCACGAACCAGAAGGTCGTCTTCCTGACCATCGACGACGGCGCCGAGAAGGACCCGGCGTTCCTGCGCATGATGAGCGACCTGAAGGTGCCGTACTCCGCCTTTCTCAGCGACTACGTCATCAAGGACGACTACGGCTACTTCCGGCAGCTCCAGCGGGCGGGGGCCGGGCTGAACAACCACACCCTCCACCACCGCTATCTGCCCGGCCTGTCCTACCGGGGCCAGCAGTACGAGATCTGCGGCATGCAGGACGTCATGGAGGAGCGCTTCGGCGAGCGGCCCGTGCTGTTCCGGCCGCCCTTCGGCAACTACAACCGGGACACCCTGCGCGCGGCCCGGTCCTGCGGCGTGCGGTACGTCGCCCTGTGGAACGAGGAGGTCTTCGTCGACCGCTGGGACTACCGGGAGGAGGACCGGCGGATCCGTCCGGGTGACATCGTGCTCAGTCACTTCCGGGGCCGGGACGAGTGGAAGGGCACAATGCCCGACATGATCCGCCGGTTCCTGGACAAGGTCACGGCCGAGGGCTTCGCGGTCGCCCGGCTGGAGGACTACCTGTGA
- a CDS encoding polysaccharide deacetylase family protein, which translates to MTPPPGSRASVAVALATVLLAGCAGTAATGPRAGTGHEATRAAKNATHTAQPYRRWGLSDPLPAPPPPPARRVARPPGGPPPVLRRVPTRDRVVFLTYDDGAEKDPRFVGMVRELRLPVSMFLTDSVVGPGYAHFARLRAVGASLQNHTLDHAALRGLPYAGQRAEICGQQHKLHARFGVRPRLFRPPYGTYDGTTLRAADDCGIGAVVLWRATMTGDGRLTYAKGPARLRPGDVVSVPSAEPGGLSLRERTTLLLRAVQERGLTVGRLEDYV; encoded by the coding sequence GTGACGCCGCCGCCGGGGTCACGCGCGTCCGTCGCCGTGGCCCTGGCGACCGTCCTGCTCGCCGGATGCGCCGGGACCGCCGCCACCGGCCCCCGCGCCGGGACCGGCCACGAGGCGACGCGCGCGGCGAAGAACGCCACGCACACCGCGCAGCCGTACCGCCGCTGGGGCCTGAGCGACCCGCTGCCCGCGCCGCCCCCGCCGCCCGCCCGGCGGGTCGCCCGGCCCCCCGGTGGACCGCCGCCCGTCCTGCGCCGCGTCCCCACCCGCGACCGGGTCGTCTTCCTCACCTACGACGACGGCGCCGAGAAGGACCCCCGCTTCGTCGGCATGGTCCGTGAACTGCGGCTGCCCGTCAGCATGTTCCTCACGGACAGCGTGGTCGGCCCCGGCTACGCGCACTTCGCGCGGCTGCGCGCGGTCGGCGCGTCCCTGCAGAACCACACCCTCGACCACGCCGCCCTGCGCGGACTGCCCTACGCCGGCCAGCGCGCCGAGATCTGCGGCCAGCAGCACAAGCTGCACGCCCGCTTCGGCGTCCGCCCCCGGCTCTTCCGGCCGCCCTACGGCACCTACGACGGCACCACGCTGCGCGCCGCCGACGACTGCGGGATCGGCGCCGTCGTGCTGTGGCGCGCGACGATGACGGGCGACGGCCGGCTGACGTACGCGAAGGGGCCCGCGCGCCTGCGTCCCGGCGACGTCGTCTCCGTGCCGTCCGCCGAGCCGGGCGGGCTGTCGCTGCGGGAGCGCACCACCCTGCTGCTGCGCGCGGTCCAGGAGCGGGGGCTGACCGTGGGCCGCCTGGAGGACTACGTCTGA
- the groES gene encoding co-chaperone GroES, whose translation MTTTSSKVAIKPLEDRIVVQPLDAEQTTASGLVIPDTAKEKPQEGVILAVGPGRFENGERLPLDVKVGDIVLYSKYGGTEVKYNGEEYLVLSSRDVLAVIEK comes from the coding sequence GTGACGACCACCAGCTCCAAGGTTGCCATCAAGCCGCTCGAGGACCGCATCGTGGTCCAGCCGCTCGACGCCGAGCAGACCACCGCCTCTGGCCTGGTCATCCCGGACACCGCGAAGGAGAAGCCCCAGGAGGGCGTCATCCTCGCCGTCGGTCCGGGCCGCTTCGAGAACGGCGAGCGCCTTCCGCTCGATGTGAAGGTCGGCGACATCGTGCTGTACAGCAAGTACGGCGGCACCGAGGTGAAGTACAACGGCGAGGAGTACCTCGTCCTCTCGTCCCGCGACGTGCTCGCGGTCATCGAGAAGTAG
- the groL gene encoding chaperonin GroEL (60 kDa chaperone family; promotes refolding of misfolded polypeptides especially under stressful conditions; forms two stacked rings of heptamers to form a barrel-shaped 14mer; ends can be capped by GroES; misfolded proteins enter the barrel where they are refolded when GroES binds) codes for MAKILKFDEDARRALERGVNKLADTVKVTIGPKGRNVVIDKKFGAPTITNDGVTIAREVEVEDPYENLGAQLVKEVATKTNDIAGDGTTTATVLAQALVREGLKNVAAGASPALLKKGIDAAVAAVSEDLLATARPIDEKSDIAAVAALSAQDQQVGELIAEAMDKVGKDGVITVEESNTFGLELDFTEGMAFDKGYLSPYFVTDQERMEAVLEDPYILINQGKISSIADLLPLLEKVIQTNASKPLLIIAEDVEGEALSTLVVNKIRGTFNAVAVKAPGFGDRRKAMLQDMATLTGATVISEEVGLKLDQVGIDVLGSARRVTVTKDDTTIVDGAGKSEDVQGRVAQIKSEIENTDSDWDREKLQERLAKLAGGVCVIKVGAATEVELKEKKHRLEDAISATRAAVEEGIVSGGGSALVHAVKVLEGNLGKTGDEATGVAVVRKAAVEPLRWIAENAGLEGYVITSKVAELDKGQGFNAATGEYGDLVKAGVIDPVKVTRSALENAASIASLLLTTETLVVEKKEEEEPAAAGGHGHGHAH; via the coding sequence ATGGCGAAGATCCTGAAGTTCGACGAGGACGCCCGTCGCGCCCTCGAGCGCGGCGTCAACAAGCTTGCCGACACGGTGAAGGTGACGATCGGCCCCAAGGGCCGCAACGTCGTCATCGACAAGAAGTTCGGCGCCCCCACCATCACCAACGACGGCGTCACCATCGCCCGTGAGGTCGAGGTCGAGGACCCGTACGAGAACCTCGGCGCCCAGCTGGTGAAGGAGGTGGCGACCAAGACCAACGACATCGCGGGTGACGGCACCACCACCGCCACCGTGCTCGCCCAGGCGCTCGTGCGCGAGGGCCTGAAGAACGTCGCCGCCGGTGCCTCCCCGGCGCTGCTGAAGAAGGGCATCGACGCCGCCGTCGCCGCCGTGTCCGAGGACCTCCTCGCGACCGCGCGCCCGATCGACGAGAAGTCCGACATCGCCGCCGTCGCCGCGCTGTCCGCCCAGGACCAGCAGGTCGGCGAGCTCATCGCCGAGGCGATGGACAAGGTCGGCAAGGACGGTGTCATCACCGTCGAGGAGTCCAACACCTTCGGTCTGGAGCTGGACTTCACCGAGGGCATGGCCTTCGACAAGGGCTACCTGTCGCCGTACTTCGTGACGGACCAGGAGCGCATGGAGGCCGTCCTGGAGGACCCGTACATCCTCATCAACCAGGGCAAGATCTCCTCCATCGCCGACCTGCTGCCGCTGCTGGAGAAGGTCATCCAGACCAACGCCTCCAAGCCGCTGCTGATCATCGCCGAGGACGTCGAGGGCGAGGCCCTGTCGACGCTGGTCGTCAACAAGATCCGCGGCACCTTCAACGCGGTCGCGGTCAAGGCCCCCGGCTTCGGTGACCGCCGCAAGGCGATGCTGCAGGACATGGCGACCCTCACCGGCGCCACGGTCATCTCCGAGGAGGTCGGCCTCAAGCTCGACCAGGTCGGCATCGACGTGCTCGGCTCCGCCCGCCGCGTCACCGTCACCAAGGACGACACCACGATCGTCGACGGCGCCGGCAAGTCCGAGGACGTCCAGGGCCGCGTCGCCCAGATCAAGTCCGAGATCGAGAACACCGACTCCGACTGGGACCGCGAGAAGCTCCAGGAGCGCCTCGCGAAGCTGGCCGGCGGCGTGTGCGTGATCAAGGTCGGCGCCGCCACCGAGGTGGAGCTGAAGGAGAAGAAGCACCGTCTGGAGGACGCCATCTCCGCGACCCGCGCCGCGGTCGAGGAGGGCATCGTCTCCGGTGGTGGCTCCGCGCTCGTCCACGCCGTGAAGGTCCTCGAGGGCAACCTCGGCAAGACCGGCGACGAGGCCACCGGTGTCGCCGTCGTCCGCAAGGCCGCCGTCGAGCCGCTGCGCTGGATCGCCGAGAACGCCGGCCTGGAGGGTTACGTCATCACCTCCAAGGTCGCCGAGCTCGACAAGGGCCAGGGCTTCAACGCCGCCACCGGCGAGTACGGCGACCTGGTCAAGGCCGGCGTCATCGACCCGGTCAAGGTGACGCGCTCCGCCCTGGAGAACGCCGCGTCCATCGCCTCCCTCCTGCTCACGACCGAGACCCTGGTCGTCGAGAAGAAGGAAGAGGAGGAGCCGGCCGCCGCCGGTGGCCACGGGCACGGCCACGCCCACTGA
- a CDS encoding ester cyclase has protein sequence MTFVQLIDCRTDRFDEMNRLMDRWVEQTKGKRTATHDLIGRDRSDGSHFVEIVEFPSYDEAMRNSHLPETGRIYEEMVALCDGPPVFTDLDVVRDEQLNLLAARAFFTELGRRPPERILEHVTDDYVDHDPSYPRPVQGRDEMRAVLEGWYGAFDLTFRVDDQMAEDDRVCTRWTVTGHHKGDFLGIPPTGQDVSMQGMTWQRFRDGRVCEGHWIYDRAGLMEQLGVLAE, from the coding sequence ATGACCTTCGTACAGCTCATCGACTGCAGGACGGACCGGTTCGACGAGATGAACCGGCTGATGGACAGGTGGGTCGAGCAGACCAAGGGGAAGCGGACGGCCACGCACGACCTCATCGGCCGGGACCGGTCCGACGGCTCGCACTTCGTGGAGATCGTGGAGTTCCCGTCGTACGACGAGGCGATGCGCAACTCGCACCTCCCCGAGACCGGCCGGATCTACGAGGAGATGGTGGCCCTGTGCGACGGGCCGCCGGTCTTCACCGATCTGGACGTGGTGCGGGACGAGCAGCTGAACCTCCTCGCCGCGCGGGCCTTCTTCACCGAGCTGGGCCGCAGGCCTCCGGAACGCATCCTCGAGCACGTCACGGACGACTACGTGGACCACGACCCGTCCTATCCGCGCCCCGTCCAGGGCCGGGACGAGATGCGCGCGGTGCTGGAGGGCTGGTACGGCGCCTTCGACCTCACGTTCCGCGTCGACGACCAGATGGCCGAGGACGACCGGGTCTGCACCCGCTGGACCGTGACCGGCCACCACAAGGGCGACTTCCTGGGCATCCCGCCGACCGGCCAGGACGTGAGCATGCAGGGCATGACCTGGCAGCGCTTCCGCGACGGCCGCGTCTGTGAGGGCCACTGGATCTACGACCGGGCGGGTCTGATGGAGCAGTTGGGGGTACTCGCCGAATGA
- a CDS encoding SDR family NAD(P)-dependent oxidoreductase: protein MTTALITGSTAGLGAAFARRLAADGHDLVLVARNTERLREQATELHDRHGVEAEVLTADLAEDAGIEAVAARLGDRRNPVDLLINNAGFGNKGRYLDVSMADELRMLKVHCEAVLRLTSAAAGAMRERGRGGVVNVASVAAFVPRGTYGASKAWVVQFTQGAARDLAGSGVRLMALCPGFVRTEFHERAGMGTDNIPGWMWLDADKVAAAALEDLARGRALSIPDPRYKVLLGAAKLVPRGMLGTISSRTGRKYGPR from the coding sequence ATGACAACGGCATTGATCACAGGATCGACCGCGGGCCTGGGCGCCGCGTTCGCGCGACGGCTGGCCGCCGACGGACATGACCTCGTCCTGGTGGCCCGGAACACCGAGCGGCTGCGCGAGCAGGCCACCGAACTGCACGACCGGCACGGCGTCGAGGCGGAGGTGCTGACGGCGGACCTCGCCGAGGACGCCGGCATCGAGGCGGTCGCCGCCCGCCTCGGCGACCGCCGCAACCCGGTCGACCTGCTGATCAACAACGCGGGGTTCGGCAACAAGGGCCGCTACCTCGACGTGTCCATGGCCGACGAGCTGCGGATGCTGAAGGTGCACTGCGAGGCGGTGCTGCGGCTGACGTCGGCGGCGGCCGGGGCGATGCGCGAGCGGGGCCGGGGCGGGGTCGTGAACGTCGCCTCGGTGGCGGCGTTCGTGCCGCGCGGGACGTACGGCGCGTCCAAGGCGTGGGTCGTGCAGTTCACCCAGGGCGCGGCGCGGGACCTGGCCGGGAGCGGGGTGCGGCTGATGGCGCTGTGCCCGGGGTTCGTACGGACCGAGTTCCACGAGCGGGCCGGCATGGGCACGGACAACATCCCCGGGTGGATGTGGCTGGACGCCGACAAGGTGGCGGCCGCCGCGCTGGAGGACCTGGCGCGGGGGCGCGCGCTGTCCATCCCGGACCCCCGGTACAAGGTGCTGCTGGGCGCGGCGAAGCTGGTGCCGCGGGGCATGCTCGGCACGATCTCGTCCCGGACGGGCCGCAAGTACGGCCCGCGGTAG
- a CDS encoding MOSC domain-containing protein: MKLLSVNLGRAEAVPYTDHPEGVTGIDKRPVEGPVRVTAPGPKGVGGSGLAGDAVCSKQHHGGDDQAVYAVAREDLDAWERELGRPLRDGVFGENLTTSGVDVSGALIGERWRVGPDLLLEVTSGRIPCRTFQGHLGERQWVRRFTAQAAPGAYLRVIEPGEIRAGDAIEVVRRPDHEVTVAFQFRAVTTERSLLPRLLAAAEWLHPEAVETAEKYVAKYGS; encoded by the coding sequence ATGAAGCTTCTGTCAGTGAATCTCGGCCGCGCCGAGGCGGTGCCGTACACGGACCACCCCGAGGGGGTGACCGGCATCGACAAGCGTCCCGTCGAGGGCCCGGTGCGGGTGACGGCACCCGGCCCGAAGGGCGTCGGCGGGAGCGGTCTCGCCGGGGACGCGGTGTGCTCGAAGCAGCATCACGGGGGCGACGACCAGGCCGTGTACGCGGTGGCGCGGGAGGACCTCGACGCCTGGGAGCGCGAGCTGGGGCGCCCGCTGCGCGACGGAGTGTTCGGCGAGAACCTCACGACGTCCGGGGTGGACGTGTCCGGGGCGCTGATCGGCGAGCGCTGGCGGGTGGGGCCCGATCTGCTGCTGGAGGTCACGAGCGGCCGTATCCCCTGCCGCACCTTCCAGGGCCATCTGGGTGAACGGCAGTGGGTCAGGCGGTTCACCGCGCAGGCCGCGCCGGGGGCGTATCTGCGGGTGATCGAGCCGGGCGAGATCCGGGCGGGCGACGCCATCGAGGTCGTCCGGCGGCCGGACCACGAGGTGACGGTGGCGTTCCAGTTCCGGGCGGTCACGACCGAGCGGTCGCTGCTGCCGCGGCTTCTGGCGGCGGCCGAGTGGCTGCACCCGGAGGCGGTGGAGACGGCGGAGAAGTACGTGGCGAAGTACGGCTCCTGA
- a CDS encoding LysR family transcriptional regulator — protein sequence MLEARHLRVLRAVATTGSFSAAARELGCTQPAVSQQMKALETAVGTPLLIRTGRVMRLTQAGEALVRHATGILAGLTAAEEEVAAIAGLRAGRVRLVSFPSGSSTLVPTALAALRAAHPGTRVSLEEAEPPRSVEMLREGECDVALAFRYESAAGAEEWEDLVVRPLLTDRLVGLVPERHRLARAGSPASVAIGDLAAEPWIAGCPRCRGQLVEVCASAGFTPRIDFATDDYPAVVGLVGAGLGVAVLPQLAVESVRPRGVRMVALEPAVRREIVALTLPDLAQVPAVAATLDQLARAAA from the coding sequence GTGCTCGAAGCCCGTCATCTCCGTGTCCTGCGCGCCGTCGCCACCACCGGCTCCTTCTCGGCGGCCGCCCGCGAGCTGGGCTGCACCCAGCCCGCCGTGAGCCAGCAGATGAAGGCGCTGGAGACGGCCGTCGGCACCCCGCTGCTGATCCGCACCGGGCGCGTGATGCGGCTGACCCAGGCCGGTGAGGCGCTCGTGCGGCACGCCACCGGCATCCTGGCCGGGCTCACCGCCGCCGAGGAGGAGGTCGCCGCCATCGCCGGCCTGCGCGCCGGACGGGTCCGGCTCGTCTCCTTCCCCAGCGGCAGCTCCACCCTCGTCCCGACCGCCCTCGCCGCCCTGCGCGCCGCCCACCCCGGCACCCGCGTCTCCCTGGAGGAGGCCGAGCCGCCGAGGTCGGTGGAGATGCTGCGCGAGGGCGAGTGCGACGTGGCCCTGGCCTTCCGGTACGAGAGCGCCGCCGGCGCCGAGGAGTGGGAGGACCTCGTGGTCCGCCCGCTGCTCACCGACCGCCTGGTCGGCCTGGTCCCGGAGCGGCACCGGCTCGCCCGCGCGGGGTCACCGGCGTCGGTCGCCATCGGCGATCTGGCGGCCGAGCCGTGGATCGCCGGGTGCCCGCGCTGCCGCGGGCAACTGGTGGAGGTGTGCGCGAGCGCCGGCTTCACCCCGCGCATCGACTTCGCCACCGACGACTACCCGGCGGTGGTCGGCCTGGTCGGCGCCGGTCTCGGCGTGGCCGTCCTGCCGCAGCTGGCCGTGGAGTCCGTACGGCCGCGCGGGGTGCGCATGGTCGCGCTGGAACCGGCGGTCCGCCGCGAGATCGTCGCCCTCACGCTGCCCGACCTCGCCCAGGTGCCGGCCGTGGCCGCGACCCTGGACCAGCTCGCCCGCGCCGCCGCATGA
- a CDS encoding WhiB family transcriptional regulator, whose amino-acid sequence MADFSRLPGPNADLWDWQLLAACRGVDSSLFFHPEGERGAARSARENSAKEVCMRCPVRAQCAAHALAVREPYGVWGGLTEDEREELMGRARNRLVSASTTGGDAGPDR is encoded by the coding sequence ATGGCAGATTTCTCCCGCCTTCCCGGACCGAACGCGGACCTGTGGGACTGGCAGCTGCTGGCTGCATGTCGCGGGGTGGACAGCTCGCTCTTCTTCCATCCGGAGGGCGAGCGCGGGGCGGCCCGGAGCGCTCGAGAGAACTCGGCCAAGGAGGTCTGCATGAGGTGCCCCGTGCGCGCGCAGTGCGCGGCGCACGCGCTGGCGGTACGCGAACCGTACGGCGTATGGGGCGGCTTGACCGAGGACGAGCGCGAGGAGCTCATGGGGCGGGCACGCAACCGGCTGGTGTCGGCGTCGACCACCGGCGGGGACGCGGGTCCCGACCGCTGA
- a CDS encoding response regulator transcription factor: MTSVLVCDDSPLAREALRRAVATVPGVERVTTAANGEEVLRRWGADRSDLILMDVRMPGLGGVETVRRLLSADPGARIIMLTVAEDLDGVALAVAAGARGYLHKDASRAELRATVTQALADPTWRLAPRRLRSAEMGAAPTLTAREIQVLEGMSHGRSNAEIGRELFLSEDTVKTHARRLFKKLGASDRAHAVALGFRWGLVR; this comes from the coding sequence ATGACATCCGTCCTCGTCTGCGACGACTCCCCGCTTGCCCGAGAGGCGCTCCGCCGCGCGGTCGCGACCGTGCCCGGCGTCGAGCGCGTGACGACGGCGGCCAACGGCGAGGAAGTCCTCCGCCGCTGGGGCGCCGACCGCTCGGACCTGATCCTGATGGACGTGCGCATGCCCGGTCTGGGCGGCGTGGAGACCGTACGGCGGCTGCTGTCCGCCGACCCCGGCGCGCGCATCATCATGCTCACCGTCGCCGAGGACCTGGACGGCGTGGCCCTCGCGGTCGCCGCCGGTGCCCGCGGCTATCTGCACAAGGACGCCTCGCGCGCCGAGTTGCGGGCCACGGTCACGCAGGCGCTCGCCGACCCGACCTGGCGGCTCGCCCCGCGCCGGCTGCGCTCCGCCGAGATGGGCGCCGCGCCGACGCTGACCGCGCGGGAGATCCAGGTGCTGGAGGGCATGAGCCACGGCCGCTCCAACGCGGAGATCGGCCGCGAGCTGTTCCTCTCCGAGGACACGGTCAAGACGCACGCCCGCCGGCTGTTCAAGAAGCTCGGCGCCTCGGACCGGGCCCACGCGGTGGCGCTCGGGTTCCGTTGGGGCCTGGTGCGCTGA
- a CDS encoding sigma-70 family RNA polymerase sigma factor translates to MRDDEAAHAAGAIGALVHRAVDGDEQATHDLLAHVHPLALRYCRTRLSRLPGDARHFVEDLAQEVCVAVLLALPRYKDTGRPFEAFVFAIAAHKVADLQRAAMRHPGSTAVPSDEMPERPDDSLGPEERALLSSDAEWAKKLLANLPENQRELLLLRIAVGLTAEETGQMLGMSPGAVRVAQHRALSRLRALAEQ, encoded by the coding sequence ATGCGCGACGACGAGGCGGCCCACGCCGCAGGGGCGATCGGTGCACTCGTCCATCGCGCGGTGGACGGGGACGAGCAGGCCACCCACGACCTTCTCGCGCATGTCCACCCGCTGGCCCTGCGGTACTGCCGCACCCGGCTGTCGCGTCTGCCGGGGGACGCCCGGCACTTCGTCGAGGACCTCGCCCAGGAGGTCTGCGTCGCCGTCCTGCTGGCGCTGCCGCGCTACAAGGACACCGGCCGCCCCTTCGAGGCGTTCGTCTTCGCCATCGCCGCGCACAAGGTCGCCGACCTGCAGCGGGCGGCGATGCGGCACCCCGGCTCCACGGCCGTCCCCTCGGACGAGATGCCCGAGCGGCCGGACGACTCGCTCGGCCCCGAGGAGCGCGCGCTGCTGAGCAGCGACGCCGAGTGGGCCAAGAAACTCCTGGCCAACCTGCCCGAGAACCAGCGGGAGCTGCTGCTGCTGCGGATCGCGGTGGGGCTGACCGCCGAGGAGACCGGCCAGATGTTGGGAATGTCACCCGGGGCCGTCCGGGTCGCCCAGCACCGGGCCCTGAGCAGACTGCGGGCACTCGCCGAGCAGTAG